A genome region from Sphingobacteriaceae bacterium GW460-11-11-14-LB5 includes the following:
- a CDS encoding aminotransferase DegT, with protein MNPIPVNTPLLNGNELKYITECIETGWISSEGPFIQKFEEKFSQYIGQEYGIAVSSGSAALDISIKALNIGKGDEVIMPTFTIISPAQSVINAGATPVLVDSDPLTWNMDVNQIEAKITSKTKAILVVHIYGLPVDMNPVLTLAKKHHLKIIEDAAEMHGQTYNGKMCGSFGDISIFSFYPNKHITTGEGGMILTNDMALAERCKKLRNLCFEPNGPRFVHYELGWNYRMTNLQAALGLAQLEQLESFLKLKRKIGNNYLKNLVKLKTKGFLLSLEKTAYATNIYWVFAIVCPSEEIKEKITSYLSTKKIGTRPFFWCMHEQPVFKEMQLFTGENYPNAEKLARNGFYLPSGLGLTDFEQDLVINAVLDYELL; from the coding sequence ATGAATCCAATACCGGTTAACACACCTTTACTTAATGGCAATGAGTTAAAATATATAACAGAATGTATTGAAACGGGCTGGATAAGTAGTGAAGGACCATTTATTCAAAAATTCGAAGAAAAATTCAGCCAATACATAGGTCAAGAATATGGCATTGCAGTTTCTAGCGGCTCAGCAGCACTCGATATTTCAATCAAAGCCTTAAATATTGGAAAGGGAGACGAGGTAATAATGCCAACTTTTACCATAATCTCCCCTGCTCAATCAGTAATTAATGCAGGTGCTACGCCAGTTTTAGTTGATAGCGATCCACTAACCTGGAATATGGATGTTAACCAGATCGAGGCCAAAATCACATCAAAAACAAAGGCCATTTTAGTGGTTCATATTTATGGTTTACCTGTAGATATGAACCCTGTTTTAACATTGGCTAAAAAGCATCATCTTAAAATTATCGAAGACGCGGCAGAAATGCACGGACAAACCTATAATGGTAAAATGTGTGGTAGTTTTGGCGACATCAGTATCTTTAGTTTTTATCCCAATAAACACATCACAACTGGTGAAGGTGGCATGATTTTAACTAACGACATGGCATTGGCAGAACGCTGTAAAAAATTACGTAATCTTTGTTTTGAACCTAATGGACCACGGTTTGTACATTATGAATTGGGTTGGAATTATAGAATGACCAACTTACAAGCCGCCCTGGGCTTAGCACAATTAGAACAGCTAGAATCTTTCCTTAAATTAAAAAGGAAAATTGGCAATAACTACCTAAAAAATCTGGTAAAACTTAAAACTAAAGGTTTTTTGCTTTCTCTTGAAAAAACAGCTTATGCTACAAATATTTATTGGGTATTTGCAATTGTATGTCCATCAGAAGAAATAAAAGAAAAAATTACATCTTATTTAAGTACAAAAAAAATTGGCACCCGCCCTTTCTTTTGGTGCATGCATGAGCAACCGGTATTTAAAGAAATGCAGCTTTTTACTGGAGAAAATTATCCAAATGCAGAAAAATTAGCCAGAAATGGTTTTTACCTTCCCAGCGGACTGGGTTTAACAGATTTTGAACAAGATTTAGTGATAAATGCAGTTTTAGATTATGAGTTGTTATAG